Proteins co-encoded in one Pseudarthrobacter chlorophenolicus A6 genomic window:
- the hutH gene encoding histidine ammonia-lyase yields MTAITHEPLIVTLGSAGVTPGDVLAVARHNAKVTISQDALDTVARVRAHIDGLAASDIPAYGISTGFGALANRHIPNDLRTQLQKSLIRSHAAGMGPAVEREVVRGIMFLRAKTLASGRTGVRPVVLQTMVDVLNAGITPVVREFGSLGCSGDLAPLSHCALVLMGEGEAEGPDGVRYGGRGEEPVAGLLAKHGIEPVILAEKEGLALVNGTEGMLGMLLMAIADLRQLLTTADITAALSVEALLGTDQVFLPELHAALRPHPGQAASADNMLRVLSNSPIVASHRVGDSKVQDAYSLRCAPQVAGAVRDTVDHAELVASRELAAAIDNPVVLPDGRVSSNGNFHGAPVAYVLDYLAIAVADLSSIAERRTDRMLDPARSHGLPAFLAADPGVDSGLMIAQYTQAGLVSDNKRLAVPASVDSIPSSAMQEDHVSMGWHAARKLRKAVENLRRVLSIELVTSARALDMRTQLSGGALTPGPAGTAVVAALRTVVDGPGTDRFLSPELEAADRLVSSGDVLRAAESAVGSLA; encoded by the coding sequence ATGACAGCCATTACGCACGAACCGCTCATCGTCACCCTCGGATCCGCCGGCGTCACGCCCGGGGATGTGCTCGCCGTCGCGCGACATAACGCCAAGGTGACCATCTCGCAGGACGCCCTGGACACCGTAGCCAGGGTTCGCGCGCACATTGACGGCCTGGCCGCCAGCGACATCCCGGCCTACGGCATCTCCACGGGCTTCGGCGCGCTGGCCAACCGGCACATCCCCAACGATCTCCGCACCCAGCTGCAGAAATCCCTGATCCGCAGCCACGCCGCCGGCATGGGACCCGCCGTCGAACGCGAAGTGGTGCGCGGCATCATGTTCCTGCGCGCCAAGACCCTCGCGTCCGGCCGGACGGGCGTCCGCCCCGTGGTCCTGCAGACCATGGTGGACGTCCTCAACGCCGGCATCACGCCCGTGGTCCGCGAGTTCGGCTCGCTCGGCTGCTCCGGCGACCTCGCACCGCTCTCGCACTGTGCCCTGGTGCTGATGGGCGAAGGCGAGGCGGAAGGGCCCGACGGCGTCCGCTACGGCGGGCGCGGTGAGGAACCTGTCGCCGGGCTGCTTGCGAAGCACGGCATTGAGCCCGTTATCCTCGCCGAGAAGGAAGGCCTGGCGCTGGTCAACGGCACCGAGGGCATGCTGGGCATGCTGCTCATGGCCATCGCGGACCTCCGCCAACTGCTGACGACGGCGGACATCACCGCCGCGCTCAGCGTCGAGGCGCTGCTGGGCACCGACCAGGTGTTCCTGCCCGAACTGCACGCAGCCCTGCGGCCGCACCCGGGCCAGGCCGCCAGCGCGGACAACATGCTGCGGGTGCTCTCCAACTCACCGATTGTTGCGTCCCACCGGGTGGGGGACTCCAAGGTCCAGGACGCGTACTCGCTGCGCTGCGCACCCCAGGTGGCCGGGGCCGTCCGCGACACCGTGGACCACGCCGAGCTGGTGGCGTCCCGCGAGCTCGCCGCGGCAATCGACAACCCCGTGGTCCTGCCGGACGGGCGCGTCAGCTCCAACGGCAACTTCCACGGCGCGCCCGTGGCCTACGTCCTGGACTACCTGGCCATCGCCGTGGCGGACCTCAGCTCCATCGCCGAGCGCCGCACGGACCGGATGCTGGACCCGGCGCGTTCGCACGGCCTGCCCGCATTCCTCGCCGCGGACCCCGGCGTGGACTCCGGCCTGATGATCGCCCAGTACACCCAGGCCGGCCTGGTTTCGGACAACAAGCGGCTGGCAGTGCCCGCCTCCGTTGACTCCATCCCCAGCTCTGCCATGCAGGAGGACCACGTGTCCATGGGCTGGCACGCAGCCCGGAAGCTCCGCAAGGCCGTGGAAAACCTTCGCAGGGTCCTCTCCATCGAGCTGGTGACCTCGGCCAGGGCGCTGGACATGCGCACGCAGCTGTCCGGCGGCGCCCTCACGCCGGGGCCGGCGGGCACCGCCGTCGTGGCCGCACTGCGCACCGTGGTGGACGGCCCGGGGACGGACCGTTTCCTCTCGCCGGAACTCGAAGCAGCTGACCGTCTGGTCTCCTCGGGTGACGTGCTCAGGGCGGCCGAATCCGCCGTCGGATCGCTGGCCTGA
- a CDS encoding fumarylacetoacetate hydrolase family protein, which produces MKIMRLGNAGEEQPAVLVPAADGTDRYFSLLPLTTDVDGSFLAAGGLDRVREALAAGELPVLENAGDLRIGAPLARPGSVVGIGMNYAAHAAESGSAPPEIPVVFLKPANTVTGPCDPAPIPPHSLKYDWEVELGIVIGKEASYLGSEEEARECIAGYVTANDLSEREYQIPGAAGQWTKGKSLPGSTPLGPWLVPAGDVDAGNLALGSWVNGDVRQDSSTGGLIFSPATLVHHCSQYMRLEPGDVIITGTPEGVALSGRFPYLQPGDVVEVEVEGLGRQRQELYRAGA; this is translated from the coding sequence ATGAAAATCATGCGCCTGGGCAACGCCGGCGAGGAGCAGCCGGCAGTATTGGTTCCCGCAGCGGACGGCACGGACAGGTACTTCAGCCTGCTGCCCCTCACCACCGACGTTGACGGCAGTTTCCTTGCGGCCGGCGGCCTGGACCGGGTGCGGGAAGCCTTGGCGGCTGGGGAACTGCCGGTACTCGAGAATGCCGGCGACCTCCGTATTGGCGCTCCGCTGGCCCGGCCGGGCTCGGTGGTGGGCATTGGCATGAATTACGCTGCCCACGCGGCCGAATCCGGCTCGGCACCCCCGGAAATTCCCGTGGTGTTCCTCAAGCCAGCCAACACTGTCACGGGGCCCTGCGATCCTGCCCCCATCCCGCCACACTCCCTGAAATACGACTGGGAGGTGGAACTCGGCATCGTGATCGGCAAGGAGGCCAGCTACCTCGGATCAGAAGAGGAAGCCCGGGAGTGCATCGCCGGATACGTCACGGCCAACGACCTTTCCGAACGCGAATACCAGATCCCTGGAGCGGCGGGCCAGTGGACCAAAGGCAAGTCGCTGCCCGGGTCCACGCCGCTGGGGCCGTGGCTGGTTCCGGCAGGAGATGTTGACGCCGGGAACCTGGCCCTGGGCAGTTGGGTCAACGGGGACGTGCGCCAGGATTCGAGCACCGGGGGACTGATCTTCAGCCCGGCCACGCTGGTCCACCACTGCAGCCAGTACATGCGGCTGGAGCCCGGTGATGTGATCATCACCGGGACTCCGGAGGGGGTGGCGCTGAGCGGCCGCTTCCCCTACCTCCAGCCGGGGGATGTGGTGGAGGTAGAGGTGGAAGGGCTTGGCCGCCAGCGGCAGGAGCTGTACCGCGCGGGTGCCTAG
- a CDS encoding universal stress protein: MTIVVGYVPTPEGEAALTQAIAEARRSSTTLLVINSSRGDALVDNRYAQEQEIQSIEDRLATQGIDHVIKQPVRGHDAAAEVLDAAEEHNAELIVIGLRRRTPVGKLIMGSVSQRILLEADCPVLAVKAG, encoded by the coding sequence ATGACCATCGTGGTGGGATACGTCCCGACCCCCGAAGGCGAAGCCGCCCTCACCCAGGCGATCGCCGAGGCCCGCAGGAGCAGCACCACCCTGCTGGTCATCAACTCCTCCAGGGGTGACGCGCTGGTGGACAACCGTTACGCCCAGGAGCAGGAGATCCAAAGCATCGAGGACCGTCTTGCCACCCAGGGCATCGACCACGTGATCAAGCAGCCGGTCCGTGGACACGATGCCGCAGCGGAAGTCCTCGATGCGGCCGAGGAGCACAATGCCGAACTGATCGTGATCGGCCTGCGCCGCCGGACACCGGTGGGCAAGCTGATCATGGGCAGCGTCTCGCAGCGGATCCTGCTGGAAGCCGACTGCCCCGTGCTGGCCGTCAAGGCGGGTTAG
- a CDS encoding tripartite tricarboxylate transporter permease → MDVWSSLMDGFATALTPMNLLYAMIGVILGTAVGVLPGLGPAMTVALLLPVTYALEPTSAFIMFAGIYYGGMYGGSTTSILLNTPGESSSVVTAIEGNKMAKAGRAAQALATAAIGSFVAGTIGTTLLAVCAPIVVQFAVSLGSPSYFAIMLLALLAVTAVLGSSRLRGFAALALGLAIGLVGIDSVTGQRRLTFGQPLLADGLDIVVVAVAIFAVGEALWVAAHLRRTPLHVIPVGRPWMGRKDWQRSWKPWLRGTAFGFPFGALPAGGAEIPTFLSYVTEKRLSKHPEEFGKGAIEGVAGPEAANNAAAAGTLTPMLALGLPTNATAAVMLAAFTGYGIQPGPQLFSSQGPLVWALIASLFIGNLLLLLINLPLAPLWAKLLQLPRPYLYAGILFFATLGAYSVNLQAFDLVILLILGALGFMMRRFGLPVLPLILGVILGPRLEGQLRKTLQLSAGDPAGLWSEPIAVGIYVIIGLILLWPFAYKLIRRNRPKNSTLLPANSGAADYSD, encoded by the coding sequence ATGGACGTCTGGTCCTCCCTGATGGACGGTTTCGCCACCGCCCTGACCCCCATGAACCTCCTCTACGCCATGATCGGCGTCATCCTGGGCACCGCCGTCGGCGTCCTCCCCGGCCTCGGCCCGGCCATGACCGTGGCCCTGCTGCTGCCGGTCACGTACGCCCTGGAACCCACCAGCGCGTTCATCATGTTCGCAGGCATCTACTACGGCGGCATGTACGGCGGCTCCACCACCTCCATCCTGCTCAACACCCCCGGCGAATCGTCATCGGTGGTGACGGCCATTGAAGGCAACAAGATGGCCAAGGCCGGCCGGGCCGCGCAGGCGCTCGCGACGGCGGCCATCGGCTCGTTCGTTGCCGGCACCATCGGCACCACCCTCCTCGCGGTCTGCGCACCGATCGTGGTCCAGTTCGCCGTGAGCCTAGGCTCGCCCAGTTACTTCGCAATCATGCTGCTGGCCCTGTTGGCCGTCACCGCAGTCCTGGGTTCGTCCCGGCTGCGCGGTTTCGCAGCGCTGGCCCTCGGCCTGGCCATCGGCCTGGTGGGCATCGACTCGGTCACCGGCCAGCGGCGCCTCACCTTCGGCCAGCCGCTGCTGGCCGACGGGCTGGACATCGTGGTGGTGGCCGTCGCCATCTTTGCCGTGGGCGAGGCACTCTGGGTTGCGGCACACCTGCGCCGCACACCGCTTCACGTAATTCCCGTGGGCCGGCCGTGGATGGGCAGGAAAGACTGGCAGCGGTCCTGGAAGCCCTGGCTCCGCGGCACCGCCTTCGGCTTCCCCTTCGGTGCCCTGCCTGCCGGTGGCGCCGAGATCCCCACGTTCCTCTCCTACGTCACCGAGAAACGGCTCAGCAAGCACCCCGAGGAGTTCGGCAAGGGCGCCATCGAAGGCGTGGCAGGTCCGGAAGCGGCCAACAACGCCGCTGCCGCCGGCACGCTGACCCCCATGCTGGCACTCGGGCTTCCCACCAACGCGACGGCGGCCGTTATGCTGGCCGCGTTCACCGGTTACGGTATCCAGCCCGGACCCCAGCTCTTCTCGAGCCAGGGACCCCTGGTCTGGGCACTGATCGCAAGCCTGTTCATCGGCAACCTGCTGCTCCTGCTGATCAACCTTCCGCTGGCACCGCTGTGGGCCAAGCTGCTGCAGCTCCCCCGGCCCTACCTTTACGCAGGCATCCTGTTCTTTGCCACGCTGGGCGCCTACTCGGTGAACCTGCAGGCTTTCGACCTGGTGATCCTGCTGATCCTGGGCGCGCTGGGCTTCATGATGCGGCGGTTCGGCCTTCCCGTGCTGCCGCTGATTCTGGGAGTCATCCTCGGACCGCGCCTGGAAGGGCAGCTGAGGAAGACCCTGCAACTGAGCGCCGGCGACCCCGCCGGCCTGTGGAGCGAGCCGATCGCCGTCGGGATCTACGTCATCATCGGCCTGATCCTCCTGTGGCCGTTTGCCTACAAGCTGATCCGCCGCAACCGTCCCAAGAACAGCACGTTGCTTCCGGCGAACTCCGGCGCAGCAGACTACAGCGACTAA
- a CDS encoding tripartite tricarboxylate transporter TctB family protein, with protein MSSQASVLKGRAELGVALLLGAAGVLVFLDANGLSTPYSRTDPVGPKTVPFIVAGLLVVCAILLAINVLRGGKGEAEGGEDVELGHPADWKTVLPLAGAFILNILLIDWAGWVISGTVLFWGSLLALGSRHYIRDGLIALALSLLTFYGFYLGLGIALPAGLLEGIL; from the coding sequence GTGAGCTCACAGGCCTCAGTTTTGAAAGGCCGCGCCGAGCTGGGGGTAGCCCTCCTGCTCGGCGCGGCCGGCGTCCTGGTCTTCCTGGATGCCAACGGCCTCTCCACGCCGTACTCCCGCACCGATCCGGTGGGCCCGAAGACCGTCCCCTTCATCGTGGCCGGACTGCTGGTTGTCTGCGCCATCCTGCTGGCCATCAACGTGCTGCGCGGCGGCAAGGGTGAAGCCGAAGGCGGCGAGGACGTCGAGCTCGGGCACCCTGCCGACTGGAAGACCGTCCTGCCCCTGGCCGGCGCCTTCATCCTGAACATCCTCCTGATCGACTGGGCCGGCTGGGTCATCTCCGGGACAGTCCTGTTCTGGGGCAGCCTCCTGGCCCTGGGCAGCCGGCACTACATCCGGGACGGCCTGATCGCCCTCGCCCTGTCGCTCCTCACCTTCTACGGCTTCTACCTCGGCCTGGGCATCGCGCTGCCGGCCGGACTGCTGGAAGGAATTCTCTAA
- a CDS encoding Bug family tripartite tricarboxylate transporter substrate binding protein: MRQIRALRIAAVAAGIALMATGCGATGKSSTGTESSGSAAKPVTGLQIMVPNTPGGGYDTTARAAAKVLDDEKISTNTEVFNLAGAGGTVGLARVVNEKGNGDLTMLMGLGVVGASYTNKSESKLTETTPLARLIEEPGAIMVSKDSPYKTIDDLVKAWKADPGSIAVGGGSSPGGPDHLLPMQLAGAVGIDATKVNFVSYDGGGDLLPAILGNKLGFAASGAGEYLKQIESGEVRVLATSGEKRLEGVDAPTLKESNIDLVFTNWRGIVAPPGISDEDKSSLIAALEKMHGTTGWKEALNTHGWTDAFITGDEFKSFLTEQDKRVADVLTKLGLA; this comes from the coding sequence ATGCGCCAGATCCGCGCATTGCGAATTGCCGCCGTCGCTGCCGGCATCGCCCTGATGGCCACCGGCTGCGGTGCCACCGGTAAGAGCTCCACCGGCACCGAGAGCTCCGGCTCCGCCGCCAAGCCGGTCACCGGACTCCAAATCATGGTCCCCAACACCCCGGGCGGCGGCTACGACACCACCGCACGCGCCGCCGCGAAGGTCCTCGACGACGAGAAGATCTCCACCAACACCGAAGTCTTCAACCTTGCCGGCGCCGGCGGCACCGTGGGCCTGGCCCGCGTGGTCAACGAAAAGGGCAACGGCGACCTCACCATGCTGATGGGCCTGGGCGTGGTGGGCGCCAGCTACACCAACAAGTCCGAGTCGAAGCTGACCGAAACAACTCCGCTGGCACGGCTCATCGAAGAGCCCGGCGCCATCATGGTCAGCAAGGACTCCCCCTACAAGACCATCGACGACCTCGTGAAGGCCTGGAAGGCAGACCCGGGTTCCATCGCCGTCGGCGGCGGCTCCTCCCCCGGCGGCCCGGACCACCTGCTGCCCATGCAGCTGGCAGGTGCCGTGGGCATCGACGCCACCAAGGTTAACTTCGTCTCCTACGACGGCGGCGGCGACCTCCTCCCCGCGATCCTCGGCAACAAGCTGGGCTTCGCAGCCTCCGGCGCCGGCGAGTACCTGAAGCAGATCGAATCCGGTGAGGTCCGCGTGCTGGCCACGAGCGGCGAGAAGCGGCTCGAAGGCGTGGACGCCCCCACGCTGAAGGAATCCAACATCGACCTGGTCTTCACCAACTGGCGCGGCATTGTGGCTCCTCCGGGCATCAGCGACGAGGACAAGTCCTCCCTGATCGCGGCCCTCGAGAAGATGCACGGCACCACCGGCTGGAAGGAAGCACTGAATACCCACGGCTGGACCGATGCGTTCATCACCGGTGACGAGTTCAAGAGCTTCCTCACCGAGCAGGACAAGCGGGTGGCGGACGTCCTGACCAAACTGGGCCTGGCGTGA
- a CDS encoding sensor histidine kinase: MSLAGQFLVLQLLIVLAVLVAVVAISLAQSAAAFERVEGRRALSAAEALGANPAVRELLPAAEPRGGAALPAVAESVRIVSGSAQVALARRDRTVVTASDPGLLGQQLALGESRVMEGRAWTGVLTTNGTAVLSAHVPVLDDDGKMIGIASISRNYPTTLERLGDAVPNLLTYVGVASILGVAGSLLLSRRVKRQTLGMEPSEITGLVENREAMLHGLKEGVVALDPHERITVANDSARELLGLPADCVGRKLASLPVDPALKIVLTRDQPDPDQLVLVGERLVVLNRVPIQSRGRGIGSVTTLRDRTELSSLERELGTTRTATDTLRAQAHEFANQLHVISGLIQIGDYDSVVQFVNGATVDRTRLSDEVTGRIKDPALAALLIAKSSLATERGVALQLDPASSLLPVDEELSRDLVTVAGNLVDNAFDAVSGLPQATVRVLVEDGEGQVVVTVRDNGHGVPADAADHIFRQGFTTKDARREGGRGFGLALSRVVCRRSGGDLAVANDNGAVFTARFNKGARA; this comes from the coding sequence ATGTCCCTCGCGGGGCAATTCCTGGTGCTGCAGTTGCTGATCGTGTTGGCCGTGCTGGTGGCCGTGGTGGCCATCTCGCTGGCCCAGTCCGCCGCGGCTTTCGAGCGCGTGGAAGGCCGCCGGGCGCTGTCCGCGGCCGAGGCCCTTGGCGCCAACCCTGCCGTCCGCGAGCTGCTTCCGGCTGCCGAACCGCGGGGCGGTGCAGCCCTCCCGGCCGTGGCCGAATCGGTGCGGATCGTCTCCGGCTCCGCCCAGGTGGCGCTGGCCCGCAGGGACCGCACCGTGGTGACGGCGTCGGATCCCGGCCTGCTGGGGCAGCAGCTGGCCCTCGGCGAAAGCCGGGTCATGGAGGGCAGGGCCTGGACCGGGGTGCTGACCACCAACGGAACGGCCGTCCTGTCCGCGCACGTTCCGGTGCTGGACGATGACGGCAAGATGATCGGGATTGCGTCCATCAGCCGCAACTATCCCACTACACTCGAGCGGCTGGGCGATGCCGTACCCAACCTCCTCACTTATGTGGGCGTGGCCAGCATCCTCGGCGTGGCCGGTTCACTGTTGCTGTCGCGCAGGGTCAAACGGCAGACGCTGGGCATGGAACCGAGTGAGATCACCGGCCTGGTGGAGAATCGCGAGGCCATGCTGCATGGCCTGAAGGAAGGCGTGGTGGCGCTCGACCCGCACGAGCGCATAACGGTTGCCAACGACAGTGCCAGGGAATTGCTGGGCCTGCCCGCCGACTGCGTGGGCAGGAAACTGGCGTCCCTTCCAGTGGACCCGGCTCTGAAAATTGTGCTCACCCGCGACCAGCCGGACCCGGACCAGCTGGTGTTGGTGGGGGAACGGCTGGTGGTCCTAAACCGGGTCCCTATCCAGTCCCGGGGCCGCGGAATCGGATCGGTCACCACCCTGCGTGACCGGACGGAACTGTCCTCGCTTGAGCGGGAACTGGGCACCACCCGGACCGCCACGGACACCCTCCGCGCCCAGGCGCACGAGTTCGCCAACCAGCTGCACGTCATCTCGGGGCTGATCCAGATCGGCGACTACGACTCCGTGGTCCAGTTCGTCAACGGGGCAACCGTGGACCGTACCCGGCTCAGCGACGAGGTGACGGGCAGGATCAAGGACCCGGCACTGGCCGCACTGCTCATCGCGAAGTCCAGCCTCGCCACCGAGCGGGGCGTCGCCCTCCAGTTGGATCCGGCGTCGTCCCTGCTGCCCGTGGACGAGGAACTGTCCCGGGACCTGGTGACGGTGGCGGGGAACCTGGTGGACAACGCGTTCGACGCCGTCTCCGGGCTCCCGCAGGCAACGGTGAGGGTGCTGGTGGAAGATGGGGAGGGACAGGTGGTGGTGACCGTCCGGGACAATGGCCACGGGGTTCCCGCCGACGCCGCGGACCACATCTTCCGGCAGGGCTTCACCACCAAGGATGCCCGGCGGGAAGGCGGCCGAGGCTTCGGGCTGGCCCTGTCCCGCGTGGTGTGCCGCAGGTCCGGCGGGGACCTGGCGGTAGCCAACGACAACGGGGCGGTCTTCACCGCCCGCTTCAACAAAGGTGCACGCGCATGA
- a CDS encoding response regulator, whose protein sequence is MIKVLIVDDDFMVAKVHAGFIQRTAGFTVVGAAHTGAQAVVETQRLQPDLVLLDIHLPDINGLDLMHQLREVAPELDVLVISAAREVETVRKALRGGIVHYLIKPFSQADLQERLDHYRSAYHGLDSSKDVAEQSDVNRVFGLDSATAQRPLPKGCSVETLRLVEGALKAADGDLSAAEVAEQLGTSRVSARRYLEYLHDEGLLEVRLKYGVGRPERRYLPKA, encoded by the coding sequence ATGATCAAGGTCCTGATTGTCGATGACGACTTCATGGTGGCCAAGGTCCACGCCGGCTTCATCCAGCGCACCGCGGGGTTCACCGTGGTGGGCGCCGCGCACACCGGCGCCCAGGCCGTCGTCGAGACCCAACGCCTCCAGCCGGACCTGGTGCTGCTGGACATCCACCTGCCGGACATCAACGGACTGGACCTGATGCACCAGCTGCGGGAGGTGGCGCCGGAACTCGATGTGCTGGTGATCAGCGCCGCCCGCGAGGTCGAAACAGTGCGGAAAGCCCTGCGCGGCGGGATCGTGCACTACCTCATCAAACCGTTCTCGCAGGCTGACCTGCAGGAGCGGCTGGACCATTACCGCAGCGCCTACCACGGCCTCGATTCGTCCAAGGACGTGGCCGAGCAGTCGGACGTCAACAGGGTCTTCGGCCTGGACAGCGCCACGGCCCAGCGGCCGTTGCCCAAGGGGTGCAGCGTGGAGACTCTGCGGTTGGTGGAAGGGGCGCTGAAAGCGGCCGACGGCGACCTGTCGGCTGCCGAAGTTGCCGAACAGTTGGGCACGTCAAGGGTCAGCGCGCGCCGCTACCTGGAGTACCTGCACGACGAAGGGCTGCTGGAAGTCCGGCTGAAATACGGGGTAGGGCGTCCGGAACGCAGGTACCTGCCCAAGGCATGA
- the hutG gene encoding formimidoylglutamase, with the protein MASPTPDVDTPPSAWTGRFDGDGPEHRRWWQAVEPYASAAASGHDGPPGALAPSAPAVLLGFCSDEGVRRNKGRPGAAAAPAAVRKALGPLAFHLDRAVYDAGDVTVPGPDLEGGQARLGSAVTALLDAGHLTVVLGGGHETAYASYLGVSGSGAIRDGSRLGVLNLDAHFDLRDEPVPSSGTPFLQMARAEAGAGRDFRYAVVGISEANNTRALFDTADRLGVRYLLDEDCAADRVEAFVASFLDGIDVLYLTIDLDVLPASVAPGVSAPAAYGVPLPVISAVCRQVARSGKLLHCDVAELNPEFDLDHRTARVAARLVDTLLR; encoded by the coding sequence ATGGCTTCCCCAACTCCCGACGTCGACACCCCGCCCAGCGCCTGGACCGGAAGGTTCGACGGCGACGGGCCGGAGCACCGGCGCTGGTGGCAGGCGGTGGAACCTTACGCGAGCGCGGCGGCAAGCGGCCACGACGGCCCTCCGGGCGCCCTGGCTCCCAGCGCGCCGGCGGTCCTGCTGGGGTTCTGCAGCGACGAAGGAGTACGCCGGAACAAAGGCCGCCCGGGTGCGGCCGCCGCCCCCGCCGCGGTCCGCAAGGCGCTGGGACCGCTGGCATTCCATCTGGACCGGGCAGTGTACGACGCCGGCGACGTCACGGTTCCGGGTCCTGACCTGGAAGGCGGCCAGGCCCGGCTGGGCAGCGCTGTGACGGCCCTGCTCGACGCCGGCCACCTGACGGTGGTGCTGGGCGGCGGCCACGAGACCGCCTACGCCAGCTACCTTGGCGTCAGCGGGTCCGGTGCCATCCGGGACGGCAGCCGGCTGGGGGTCCTGAACCTCGATGCCCACTTCGACCTGCGGGACGAACCCGTTCCCAGCTCCGGGACCCCGTTCCTCCAGATGGCCCGCGCCGAAGCCGGTGCCGGCCGGGACTTCCGGTATGCCGTTGTGGGGATTTCTGAAGCGAACAACACCCGCGCCCTGTTCGATACCGCGGACCGCCTGGGCGTCCGCTACCTGCTGGACGAGGACTGCGCAGCGGACCGGGTGGAGGCGTTCGTGGCGTCCTTCCTCGACGGCATCGATGTCCTGTACCTGACCATCGACCTGGACGTGCTTCCGGCGTCGGTGGCACCCGGCGTCAGCGCACCCGCAGCCTACGGCGTTCCGCTGCCGGTCATCAGCGCGGTGTGCCGGCAGGTTGCCCGGAGCGGGAAGCTCCTCCACTGCGATGTGGCGGAACTTAACCCGGAGTTCGACCTTGACCACCGCACCGCCCGCGTAGCGGCGCGGCTGGTGGACACGCTGCTCCGCTGA
- a CDS encoding cation:proton antiporter, with protein sequence MFEAPNILFAAAGVAVFVAAVLPKLLRNMPFSMPMVFLGAGMAAFALIPTLPSPDPVAHGEFVLHLSEICVIVSLMGAGLALDRPVGRSGWSTTWRLLGIAMPLCIVALTLLGLWFLGLGLGAALLVAAGLAPTDPVLASEVQVGEPADDEEGTGKEDEVRFGLTSEAGLNDGLAFPFVYLAIAISIAGADPAAWFPQWFGLDVLWRLAIGLLAGFLTGKLLARLFFSARKESLRLSNHSEGFVALAATFLAYGLTEMVEGYGFIAVFVCAVTIRAAERTHGYHRVLHSYVEQLERLLTVVILVLLGGAIARGLLSGMGLAEVLVALAFLLLVRPLAGWLSLLRGKTGPRERIALSFFGIRGIGSLYYLSYALGKGSFAGQAEWLWGFVGLVVAMSIVIHGATTSPLMNRLDRLRGKKARAVSGDEGLAPNTPV encoded by the coding sequence GTGTTTGAAGCCCCCAACATCCTTTTCGCGGCAGCCGGAGTGGCAGTATTCGTGGCCGCGGTGCTGCCCAAGCTGCTGCGGAACATGCCGTTTTCCATGCCGATGGTCTTCCTCGGTGCCGGGATGGCGGCGTTCGCCCTGATCCCCACCCTGCCCAGCCCGGATCCCGTAGCGCACGGCGAGTTTGTCCTGCACCTCTCGGAAATCTGCGTGATTGTTTCGCTGATGGGTGCCGGGCTCGCCCTGGACCGGCCAGTGGGACGCAGCGGATGGTCAACCACGTGGCGGCTCCTGGGCATTGCCATGCCCCTATGCATCGTGGCGCTGACGCTGCTGGGGCTGTGGTTCCTGGGGCTCGGCCTGGGCGCTGCGCTGCTCGTGGCAGCCGGCCTGGCACCCACTGACCCGGTGCTGGCTTCGGAAGTGCAGGTGGGGGAGCCGGCTGACGACGAGGAGGGCACCGGCAAGGAAGACGAGGTGCGGTTCGGCCTCACCTCGGAGGCCGGGCTGAACGACGGCCTCGCCTTCCCTTTCGTCTACCTCGCCATCGCCATCAGCATCGCCGGCGCGGACCCGGCGGCGTGGTTTCCCCAATGGTTCGGGCTGGACGTGCTGTGGAGGCTGGCCATCGGCCTGCTGGCGGGGTTCCTTACCGGAAAGCTGCTGGCCCGCCTCTTCTTTTCAGCCCGGAAGGAAAGCCTGCGCCTGTCCAACCATTCGGAGGGTTTCGTTGCCCTGGCCGCCACTTTCCTGGCGTACGGGCTGACCGAGATGGTGGAGGGCTACGGTTTCATAGCCGTCTTTGTGTGCGCGGTGACCATCCGGGCCGCCGAACGGACGCACGGCTACCACCGCGTTCTGCACTCCTACGTGGAGCAGCTGGAGCGCCTCCTGACGGTGGTCATCCTGGTCCTGCTGGGCGGGGCCATTGCCCGCGGACTCCTGTCCGGGATGGGCCTGGCCGAGGTGCTCGTGGCGTTGGCGTTCCTGCTGCTGGTCCGCCCGCTGGCGGGCTGGCTGAGCCTGCTGCGGGGGAAGACCGGCCCACGGGAAAGGATTGCCCTGTCCTTCTTCGGCATCCGCGGAATCGGTTCGCTGTATTACCTGTCCTACGCGCTCGGGAAGGGCAGTTTCGCCGGGCAGGCGGAATGGCTGTGGGGCTTCGTGGGGCTGGTGGTGGCCATGTCCATCGTGATCCATGGCGCCACCACCTCACCCCTGATGAACCGGCTTGACCGGCTGCGGGGAAAGAAAGCGCGGGCGGTGTCCGGCGACGAAGGGCTGGCACCCAACACACCGGTCTGA